TGGTGGAATAGGCGGAAAAGAGATTGTTCAGGGCATATCTTTGGAGATTAACCCTGGAGAGGTTCATGCCATAATGGGACCTAATGGATCGGGGAAAAGTACGCTTTCAAAGTTACTTACGGGACATCCCGATTATGAAGTTTACTCTGGATCGGTATGGATGGATGGAGAGTCCATTCTAGAGATGGAACCAGACGAGAGGTCAAGAAAGGGGCTTTTCATGGCTTTTCAATATCCCTGTGAAATTCCAGGGGTGACTGTAGCTAATTTTCTTAGGGCAGCTTTGCAAGCTCGACTTCCAGAAGGCAAAACGATTAATGTCACGGATTTTTATAAAGAACTTTATGCCGCAATGGAAAAACTATCCATGGATAGGAAATTTAGTTCTCGATATGTTAACGAAGGGTTTTCTGGCGGGGAGAAAAAAAGAAATGAAATCCTCCAGATGGCTGTATTAAAACCAAGGTATGCGATCCTTGATGAAACAGACAGTGGCTTAGATATAGATGCTTTAAAAATTGTTGCCAATGGTGTAAATGCCTTGAAAGGTCCTCATATGGGCATTTTACTTATTACTCATTATCAAAGGCTGCTGAATTATATCATTCCTGATTATGTTCATGTGATGGTCAAAGGGAGGATAGTAGCCAGTGGAACAAAAGAGCTTGCATTAAGTTTGGAAGAAAAAGGATATAGCCAGTTTGAAGAAGAGTTTGTTGCTCAAACTCATTAAAAGGGATATGCGGAGTAAAAAAAGATTGAACTTTTAACCCATTAAAAAGGGGATAATGCCTATGCAGAGTGTAAAAGAAACCCATAAGGAAGATGTTATAAATATTAATTCCCTAGTTGAGGATTTTTTCTACGATGTAAACTACACCTATGACGCGGGGGTAGGGCTCAATGAAAAAACAATCGATTATATTTGCGATATAAAAAATGATCCAGATTGGATCCGTGCATTCCGGAAAAGAGCTCTGCAAATTTTTTTACAAAAACCCCTGCCTGTGCATTGGGCGAGTAAAGAACTTGAAAAGATCGACTTCGATAAAATCCGCTACTATTTAGCTTACGATAAGAAAGCCCAAAGGAGTTGGGACGAAGTCCCTGCGGAGATCAAGAAAACCTTTGAAAGATTGGGTATACCTGAACAGGAAAGAAAATTTCTTGCAGGAGTAGAAGCTCAATTTGATAGCGAGTCGGCCTATTCGAACATAAAAGAGTCCTTGAGTAAACAGGGAGTAATCTTTGTTGGAAGTACTGAAGGTCTTCATAAATACCCTGAGATTTTCCGCAAATGGTTTGCTAAAGTTATTCCTCCAGCTGACAACAAATTTGCTGCTTTAAATAGTGCAGTGTTTAGCGGGGGAAGCTTCATTTATGTTCCTCCTGGGGTAAAAGTTCAGCAACCTCTCCAAGCCTATTTCAGAATAAATGCTGAAAGTTTTGGCCAATTTGAAAGAACACTGATTATCGCTGATGAAGGCTCCGAAGTGACCTACATGGAAGGTTGCACGGCTCCCCGTTTCGAAACTTCCACTTTACACAGTGCAGTAGTTGAGCTTGTTGCACTACCAGGAGCAAAAATTCAATACATTACTGTCCAAAATTGGAGTTCGAATGTTTTTAATCTGGTGACAAAAAGAGCTATCGCCATGGAAGAAGCGGAAGTGCGCTGGCTTGATTGCAATATTGGTTCAAGGCTGACCATGAAATATCCCGGAGTTATTCTCAAGGGTAGAAAGGCAAGGGGAGAGGTGCTTAGTATTGCTCTTGCCAACACGGGTCAACATCAGGATACAGGAGCAAAGATGTATCATGCTGCAGATGAAACATCAAGCAATATTATCTCTAAAAGCATTAGTATTGGATCGGGAAGAGCAAGCTACCGGGGACTTGTCAGCATACCTGACCACTTAAGAAATTGCAAAAACAATACCGAGTGTGATGCTTTGCTTATCAATTCCACTTCTCGAACGGACACCTACCCCGCTATCACCGTTATGGGCAATCGGAATGCCACCCAACATGAAGCCAGTGTAAGTAAAATTAGTGCTGAACAACTTTTTTACATGCAACAAAGAGGATTGCCTGAAGACGAAGCCATGAGTCTGTCAGTCAACGGTTTTATCAATGACCTAGTTAGAGAATTTCCCATGGAATATAGCGTGGAGTTAAAAAGACTTATCGATCTGGAGATGGAAGGTTCTGTGGGATAA
The DNA window shown above is from Methylacidiphilum caldifontis and carries:
- the sufB gene encoding Fe-S cluster assembly protein SufB, translated to MQSVKETHKEDVININSLVEDFFYDVNYTYDAGVGLNEKTIDYICDIKNDPDWIRAFRKRALQIFLQKPLPVHWASKELEKIDFDKIRYYLAYDKKAQRSWDEVPAEIKKTFERLGIPEQERKFLAGVEAQFDSESAYSNIKESLSKQGVIFVGSTEGLHKYPEIFRKWFAKVIPPADNKFAALNSAVFSGGSFIYVPPGVKVQQPLQAYFRINAESFGQFERTLIIADEGSEVTYMEGCTAPRFETSTLHSAVVELVALPGAKIQYITVQNWSSNVFNLVTKRAIAMEEAEVRWLDCNIGSRLTMKYPGVILKGRKARGEVLSIALANTGQHQDTGAKMYHAADETSSNIISKSISIGSGRASYRGLVSIPDHLRNCKNNTECDALLINSTSRTDTYPAITVMGNRNATQHEASVSKISAEQLFYMQQRGLPEDEAMSLSVNGFINDLVREFPMEYSVELKRLIDLEMEGSVG
- the sufC gene encoding Fe-S cluster assembly ATPase SufC; translation: MSLKIENLHGGIGGKEIVQGISLEINPGEVHAIMGPNGSGKSTLSKLLTGHPDYEVYSGSVWMDGESILEMEPDERSRKGLFMAFQYPCEIPGVTVANFLRAALQARLPEGKTINVTDFYKELYAAMEKLSMDRKFSSRYVNEGFSGGEKKRNEILQMAVLKPRYAILDETDSGLDIDALKIVANGVNALKGPHMGILLITHYQRLLNYIIPDYVHVMVKGRIVASGTKELALSLEEKGYSQFEEEFVAQTH